AAATTTCCCTAGTGCCTCGAGCTGGAGTTCGATTTTGCGAGGGTGCCATAAATCATCGGCATCGACGGGGGCTATATAAAGGCCGCGTGCGTCCTCGATGCCGTGGTTGCGCGCGCGCGCAACCCCACCATTCTCCTGGCGGAGAACACGGACACGGCGATCGGTCAGGCTGTAGTCGCTCGCAAGATCGAAGGTATTATCCCGCGACCCGTCGTCGACCACAAGGATTTCGAGCTTGTCATAGGACTGGCTAGAGACGCTTTGCAATGTTTCGGCAAGCGTCTTCTCGGCATTGTAGGCCGGTATGACGACGGTGATGAGAGGGGCCGCTGCGCCTGATATCGTCATCCGATAAAGGCTCCCGGCAGGCCCATAAGTTCAGGGAAGGCTTCAATCGGACGATCGCCGCGGACCTCGAGGCGTGGCAGACCGAAGAAATTGTCGGAAAAGGTGGCTTTCTCCGACCGTGTCGTGAAGCCGACACCGTAACCGGCAAGCGCCAGAATGCCCGGGACCCTGAAGTCCGTCGCGCCATAGGGGAGTGCGATGGATTCCACGAAGGCGCCCAGCCGGCTCTGCAGCGCATTGCGCGATCGCATGGCTTCGGCCAGCAGGGCTTCGTTATCAATCGCACTGGCTGGTGTGTGGGATGCGAGATGGGAGCCGAAGCAGATGCCCTTTTTGTGCAACCCCTGAATATCCGACCACGACATCAGCGGCGCAGGCTCTCCATAGGCCGAATCCCAGTCCGACCGGCCGCCGACTTTATCGGTCACCACGAACACCTCGGCGCTGAAACCATTTTCGGCAAGGATCGGGAAGGCATCCGTCAGGAAATCCAGATAGGCGTCGTCGAAGGTCAGCATGACAGGCCGGCCCTGGATCGGCTTGCCGCTGCGCAGCAGATCCGCGAGCGTCTGCGCCGTCACGGCGTAATAACCCTGGCGCCGAAGGAACTGCATCTGCTTTCGGAAGATCTCAGGCGGCGTGCGGAAGCGCCGGAGTGGCGCGGGTCCTTCGTTTGCGATCCTGTGATACATGAGGATCGGAACCGAGGTCGTGACCTCCGTCGTCCATGCTACCTCGCGGTTGGCGCCAGCCGGCCCCCAGATGATGTGTTTCGCCACATCCGCGTCCAGCGGGGTTCCATGACCCTCGATGCGCAAGACGGGATCGGCCACGGGGCCTTTTCGGAACCGGTGGATGGCGTAGAGTTCGGTCTCGATCGTCTCTTCAAGGGCCAGACCAGTTTGTGCTGCGAGAACCTGTTTGATCGTCCCAACACCGAAGGGATTGCCCCAGTCGAAGCCCGTCCGAGCGGGTTCGTCCTCACGGATATGCGCATGGGCGGTAATCAGACAGCCGTTCGGCTTCAATGCCGCCGCCATCTTCCGGCACGCGGCTGCCAGCATCTCCTCATCCTTCATGTAATAAAGGACTTCGGAGCAGACGACCAGATCCTGTTCTGGCGGGAGATCTTGTCTGACGAAATCGAGAACGTGAAGCTCGACGTTGCTATGGTCGCGGCACCGCTCGACCGCCCTGTCGATGGCCCGTTGGGAAATATCCGTGGCCGTCAGCCGGCCGACCTTTCGGGCCAGCTTTTCGGTGAAAATCCCTTCGGCGCAGGCGAGTTCCAGGGCATTCTTGATCCCTTCCGGGATCAGGCTCAACGTCTGCGCATATTTGACCTGCTCGTAGACCGAGACGTAATTCCATGGATCGGGGCGTTCGAAGATATGTTCCCAGTACTCTTCTTCCGACCGAATGGGGGCAGCCGCCTTTCCCTCCTCCGGCTGCGGCCCGGAGGAATTTGAAAAGCGCGGAGCCGGATCGCGCTGGAGATCCCGCATTATGTCGGACAGGCGGGCGTCGTTGTCTTGTTTGTCGCTAGGCACAGTGGCAAGGAGGGCCTTGCGCCCGACACGCACCAAAAGCCGTTCGAGGCGCCCTCGCCGCCGGCCATTTCGTATGATGAGGCCGCCGAAAGCCCGGTATCCCCGCAGCGCCTCCCTCGTCCAGGAACTGATATAGGCGAACGTGGGCGGCGTCTGCAGATGCGCGTCTGCCTGCATCTCATGCATGATCAGCCTGATCTGCGCCCGGATCGAAAGATCGCCCCAGAGCGGCCCGACAAAGGTGCCGACATGCTGACCGCCTGATAAAGCGTGCATGACGAGCGTATCGGCTTTCCCGGCCTTGGGGATCCTGGAAAGCGCACCGAGCTCGACGCTGACCACCTGGATATTACCGAGCGTGAAGGAGCGCAAAGGGTTCGCGGCAGTGAGCCGCCAACTGACGTTCTCCGTGATCTTCCGCCCGGTGCCGGGGAAGGAATGCCGGTCGATCAGCTTGATGAGCGAAAGGAAAGTCGGCTGCCACTTGTCGAGCGCATCGATGATATCGTCGGGTCGATCGGTGAACAGTCCCGTCTGCAATCCATGCATGATCACGTCGACAAGAAAGCCTTCGTAGCCTGTGGCGTCAGGCATTTCCGGCAGGAGCGCCGCAAGGGCCGCAACATCCGTTGCCGGATCGAGCTTGACCGAGACGACCCAGGCAAGCATGCGCAGCTGGCTGAGGGCGGGCGTAAACCAGCCGGTCTCCGGCCCTTCGGCCGACAGGCATTGCCGCATCCACAGGGTCTGCGCCTTCGTCGTCACGCGAACGGCGTCACGCACCATTTTGACAGGATCGCCGGAGAGCGAGCCGGCTTTCATCCGATAGAAAGCCAGGCACTTGTCGACACGGCGAAATTCGGCACCTGCAAAGGCCATGCGCTGCCAGAGATCCCAGTCCTCGCCGGTCTGCAAGGTCTCATCCATGCCTCCCAAAAGCTCGAAAAGGCTCCTGGGAAACACAACCGTATGGATGGCGAGTGCGCAAAAGGAGGAGAATTCGCGCTTGGCGGCGTCTCCCGTCAGCATGGGCGCCTGTTCTACCTGCATCAGCCTGCCGTCTGGGGCGACGCGGCGGTAGGCGCAATAGGCGATCACGGCTGGAGATGCATCTCCAGCCGCCGGCTGCATGCTTTCGATGAAGGTCGGATCCAGCCAGTCGTCGGCATCCAGCATGCAGAGCAGGGGTGCGGCTGCCAGTCTTGCGGCGTGGTTTCGCGCCGCCGCTGCGCCGGCATTCGGCTGACGGGCAGGGAGAATGCGGCTGTCCGTTTTTGCGATGCCCTCAAGCACCTCCCAGGTGCGGTCGGTCGAACCGTCATCGACCACGACGGCCTGCCAGTTCGATCGCGTCTGCTGCTGCAGGCTGGCAAGACATTCAGCCAGCGTATCGGCTGCGTTATAGGCAGGGACGAGGAATGAAATGTCAGGCGTTGCCGCGATCACCATGCAGGCCTCTTCCATCGCCGCAGAACGTATAGAGCGCCGTTTACGCTTCCGAGCATCTCCTGCTTCAGAAAGAAGTCGTGCGACGTCGCGCCTTTGCGTAGGCGTTTGCGGAGCCGTCCGGCATAATATTTCGGAAAGGAGATGAGGATGCGCCTGAGGTTGCCGCCGTTTCCGGTATTCTGATACTGGACGAGCAGCGCCGCGATATGGCCGCTCATATATTGGTAGATCTGTTTGGCGAGCCCTTTCATATCCTTGCGATGAAAGTGCCAGGATACGGCTGTCGGCTCGTAGCGGCAGACATGTCCATGATGGAGGAGCCGGTTCCAGTATTCGGAATCGCCCGAGCATCCGGCAGCGCCCATATCCAGGCGGACATCGAACAGGCCGACCTCGTCGAAGACCTTGCGGCGGAAGGCCTGACTTGCGCCGGCTCCGATCGTCCAGACTGGAGCGCCATAACGCCTGTGCAGACGATAGAAGTCCTGATCGAAATCCTGCCGCAGATAGCCTCTGCCGAAACTCCAATGCTTTTCGAAGATAAACTGTGCGGGCGTTGCGAGTTCTCCGGGAAGGACCAAGCCGGTTACGCAGGCGATCTCCGGCAGGTCGAACCCCTTCATCAGGTTTTCCAGCCACCGCTCATGGAGGACGACGTCATCGTCCGTAAACGCGACGAATTCGGTTCTCGCCGCACGAACCGCAGCGTTGCGCGCATAATCCAGCCCAACCCGATCTTCACGCACATAGGTTGCGCCCGATTCCTCCACCACACGACGTGTCGCATCACCGGCGGAGGCATTATCCACCACGATGATCTCGATGGGGCCGAGCGACTGTTTGGGGATCGAGGCCAGGCACCGACGTAGCTCCTCCGGCCGGTCCTTGGTGCAAATCAGAATGCTGACGTCGCGGTTGCGCACCGGCGTTTGCGCGACATGACGCGCATGCTCGAGGGTCTCCGGCCGCACATTACGCTCGGCGAGTGCGACAGCCGTCTCGGGCCTTTCGATATAGGTCTGTCCGACGGGAAGACCATCCGACAGAAAGACCACGAGCCCATCGGAGATCGGGGGCGAAACGGCATCGAGACGAGAGGAGGCGAGATCGAGATAGTGAATCGGTACGGGAAAACTCATATCCTTCAGATCGGACGGAATTGGTTCTCGCATCATCACTCTCTCAATCGCACCGTGAACATACGCCGCGCGCATCCAAGACGCGAGTCTCGAAAGCCGACATGGTTTATTCCGCGGCGTGCCTCATTTGTTCCCTGAACCAGTCGAGAGTCATTGCCACGCCCTGTTCGTAGGTGATTTTGCACGACCATTCGGGCATGACATAGTGGGCATTGGTCAAGTCCGGCCGTCTGTTCGTGGGGTCCTGCGGCGGTGACGGCTCGAAGACGATCGGCAGGCCGCCAACGAGCCTGGAGACATATTGCGCGACCTCGAGAACCGAAATCTCCCGATCATTGCCGACGTTCAGAGGCCCCTTATAGTCGGTTTCATTCATCCAGAAATACCGCGCGAAACCATCGACAACGTCATCGACATAGCCCCAGCTGCGAGACTGAAGGCCGTCGCCGAACACGGTAATCGGGCGGCCCGAGAGCGCCTGGGTGATGAAGTTGGAGACCGCGCGACCATCGTCGGAACGTGTCCGCGGGCCATAGATGTTGAAGGGACGAACGATCTTGACGTCGAGCCCCTGGGTGCGCTGCATCTCGAACAGCAGTGACTCCGTGCACCTTTTGCTCTCGTCGTAGGATGAGCGCGGTCCGGTGCAGTCGACCTGGCCTTTGTAGGATTCCGGCTGCGGCGACACCAGAGGGTCGCCATAGACTTCGGATGAGGAGGTAAAACAGAAACGTCCGCCCTTCTTCAGCACATCGAGAAGCCGGAACGCCCCGAGAAGGTTCGCGGAAATCGTCCTCTTCGGCTCCTTCATGTACCA
The nucleotide sequence above comes from Rhizobium indicum. Encoded proteins:
- a CDS encoding trifunctional glycosyltransferase/class I SAM-dependent methyltransferase/polysaccharide deacetylase, producing the protein MVIAATPDISFLVPAYNAADTLAECLASLQQQTRSNWQAVVVDDGSTDRTWEVLEGIAKTDSRILPARQPNAGAAAARNHAARLAAAPLLCMLDADDWLDPTFIESMQPAAGDASPAVIAYCAYRRVAPDGRLMQVEQAPMLTGDAAKREFSSFCALAIHTVVFPRSLFELLGGMDETLQTGEDWDLWQRMAFAGAEFRRVDKCLAFYRMKAGSLSGDPVKMVRDAVRVTTKAQTLWMRQCLSAEGPETGWFTPALSQLRMLAWVVSVKLDPATDVAALAALLPEMPDATGYEGFLVDVIMHGLQTGLFTDRPDDIIDALDKWQPTFLSLIKLIDRHSFPGTGRKITENVSWRLTAANPLRSFTLGNIQVVSVELGALSRIPKAGKADTLVMHALSGGQHVGTFVGPLWGDLSIRAQIRLIMHEMQADAHLQTPPTFAYISSWTREALRGYRAFGGLIIRNGRRRGRLERLLVRVGRKALLATVPSDKQDNDARLSDIMRDLQRDPAPRFSNSSGPQPEEGKAAAPIRSEEEYWEHIFERPDPWNYVSVYEQVKYAQTLSLIPEGIKNALELACAEGIFTEKLARKVGRLTATDISQRAIDRAVERCRDHSNVELHVLDFVRQDLPPEQDLVVCSEVLYYMKDEEMLAAACRKMAAALKPNGCLITAHAHIREDEPARTGFDWGNPFGVGTIKQVLAAQTGLALEETIETELYAIHRFRKGPVADPVLRIEGHGTPLDADVAKHIIWGPAGANREVAWTTEVTTSVPILMYHRIANEGPAPLRRFRTPPEIFRKQMQFLRRQGYYAVTAQTLADLLRSGKPIQGRPVMLTFDDAYLDFLTDAFPILAENGFSAEVFVVTDKVGGRSDWDSAYGEPAPLMSWSDIQGLHKKGICFGSHLASHTPASAIDNEALLAEAMRSRNALQSRLGAFVESIALPYGATDFRVPGILALAGYGVGFTTRSEKATFSDNFFGLPRLEVRGDRPIEAFPELMGLPGAFIG
- a CDS encoding glycosyltransferase family 2 protein, which produces MRAAYVHGAIERVMMREPIPSDLKDMSFPVPIHYLDLASSRLDAVSPPISDGLVVFLSDGLPVGQTYIERPETAVALAERNVRPETLEHARHVAQTPVRNRDVSILICTKDRPEELRRCLASIPKQSLGPIEIIVVDNASAGDATRRVVEESGATYVREDRVGLDYARNAAVRAARTEFVAFTDDDVVLHERWLENLMKGFDLPEIACVTGLVLPGELATPAQFIFEKHWSFGRGYLRQDFDQDFYRLHRRYGAPVWTIGAGASQAFRRKVFDEVGLFDVRLDMGAAGCSGDSEYWNRLLHHGHVCRYEPTAVSWHFHRKDMKGLAKQIYQYMSGHIAALLVQYQNTGNGGNLRRILISFPKYYAGRLRKRLRKGATSHDFFLKQEMLGSVNGALYVLRRWKRPAW
- a CDS encoding NAD-dependent epimerase/dehydratase family protein, whose amino-acid sequence is MKSVLISGGAGFIGSHLCDRLLLRTDIQKLVVVDNLWTGLFENIAHIRDPRFHFVKSDVETLQTSDKFDEIYHLASPASPPWYMKEPKRTISANLLGAFRLLDVLKKGGRFCFTSSSEVYGDPLVSPQPESYKGQVDCTGPRSSYDESKRCTESLLFEMQRTQGLDVKIVRPFNIYGPRTRSDDGRAVSNFITQALSGRPITVFGDGLQSRSWGYVDDVVDGFARYFWMNETDYKGPLNVGNDREISVLEVAQYVSRLVGGLPIVFEPSPPQDPTNRRPDLTNAHYVMPEWSCKITYEQGVAMTLDWFREQMRHAAE